CAGTAAagtatacacatacacacacacacacacacacacacacacacacacacacaatgaaataagAGATTgagctcactcacacacaaactgtgcttCCACTGCAGGGGGAGATGGAGGCAAGTGAAGAAGCCGAACTCTCTGCTCACCACCCTGTTTGCCAGAAATCCAGTTCTCATGGTGGCGGAGGCctgaaaagacaagaaaacctgcagctacGGCGCTGCTGCACTCCGCCTCTCTCATTTTTCAGGGTTTCTCTCGAAGACGCCGTGCCTCAGCCGTCGCCTGAGGCTCATAACCACTGCTAACACACTACTGAAGATATAACATTATAGGCTGAAAGTTACAGTGGGATATTTACAAAGAATTCTCAACAGTATTACACAACGGCAACATCCTGTGCTACGCTTGCCTTttttagtttacatttttatacaaaTGCTTGAATTAATATGAATTAGTCCAAGATGTCATGTTaactgaaaatgttctgttatgcggaaaaaaaaacattgttcacGACTGTTTCTTTTGGTTGGTTGTTTACTTGCCGGCTGATTTAGTCAGTAGAGATTACTCTGCAGAtgttgtgttcagtgttgtgggaatttgttttggtgtttgcCTGTTTGCCAGATCTCATGCCAACTGATTGAGCCCTCTTCGTGTGGACAAACAACTCCTTTAATGAtttcagtttgatgtttttttgtttagttgttCACTTTTTGCCTCAACTCTTGCCAATGAGCTCACTCAACAAAGCTTTTAATAAGATGTTGAAACCCAGTATAAAGGGCTAATTCATGTGAAATGGATTTTATTGCACACTTCAAGCCAGTGAAGTCTTTCATCACCTACAGAATTTACAATGCAATGCAGTgggatttctttttaaatgtgttaatacagaagaaataagTGTGTCAGAGGTCTTCCATGCCACAGATCCTTGCCAGTTTTGCCTTGAAATGTTGTTCATCATGACTGCAAAACGATTCTGTAacctttaaagcattttttgttCAAAATATGCCAAAATGCCTCAATTATGTCAAATATTACACCAAATGTACCCTTTGACGTTTGCACATTTATTACAAATGGTTGTCAGTCAGATCATTACGTTTTTAAGAGCTCATTAAAAGTGTCTTTAATCAAAATCTAATGTTACAAGGCTacctgactgcctgtctgttcCTAACAACtatagaaataaacattttataagCAGCATAAACAGGAGCTCAAATGCATAAAATGAACATACGATGTGCAGCTTTCATGCACTCATCCTGTGGGACTGCGAGGCAACACAGCATTTAATACCTTGCAATAATCATCAGTAATTTCACCTTACAGCTCAGCTCCTTAAACTTTTAAACCATGGCCTCCTTTTATATTTACTATCTGCCTATTATGGAAAGATAATACATGAATGGATCTGACACAGTATACTGCTTGCTGGGGTGTTTGGTGTTTGGTGAATTTTCCCCTCAGTGTTACTGAATATTCACGAATTGTACCACCAGCTGCAATTCTAACTGTGTGAGGGGGGACAGTTTGGGTGTTTGTTATTAAGGCACTGGATATCAGCAGtgtttcttgttctgttttatttcatggCCGTTTTAAATAAAGCATACTGCTGAACTGTTACTGCTGGAATCATTTAAAGACGGTTTATTATCGGATATTAAGTGGATACAGTGACTGGACGACAGCGTCTACCTCGGCCAGCAGTGTGCTGTTAAGGACAAAGGGGCTTGAACTTGCTGAACTCTTCCCCCAAGTTGAAATATGTCTCTCCCCTCAACTCCAGAAGGCAAAACAATCTAGTGGAAGCTTATCAGAGTGAGCTTAAGTaccacaaacataaaaattGGAATTATCAATTGCAGTGATTGCTTCATGGAACCAACTAGATTTGTTCTAATTGGCAAAAATAAACAAGGGTTTTTTCCTTCTTGAAGTGTAAATGGTCCCATAAAAATATAGTTCTTAAGATCTAACTGCGTCTGTAACTGAAATGGCCGGAAAAAAACTCCtaatctttttgttttatctgttgtATGTTTGTCACGATATATTTCTTTCACCAGGAACAATGATAACAATCACCGCTGCACGCTTCAAGTGATGTTTTTTGTAGTTAACAGATTGCTTTGGCACCACTTTCCTTGCATTTTTGAGGAATCAGAATATTTTTGGCAGGCTTTCCCATAAATCTATATCTGCAACCTCCATAACAGTCATGGAAGATAAAATCTAAATGTGCTGTGTTGATTTGGACGTGCATCCATCACAGCTGCATTTGTATACAGCAGGATGTTATGTTTAGTTGATGAAGTTGATGTAGTTCCATGATTCCTGTAGTTTTTTGTCTGTATTATTTCCACATGGTTGAATGCACTTCTCGTAACTCACTTTGGATGAGAGTATAAGCAAAAAATGAACGCAAATGCGATGTGAAAAGAATCTCTGTAGTAACCACTAGCTGTCATACAGTCTTCTGTAATGTGCAACACCAGGTCAGATGTGAACATTCATCTGAACATCTGGGAAGAAGCAGAAATATGGATTTGAAATATTGTTAGTATGCAAATGATAGCATTTTTCAACTGTGACATTTTACTTGCAAGCAAACAGAAATAGCTGCAAACTTGACTTTTGTTATTATAACATTTTTGGCGTCCGACTAACACAACCCAAGCCTTCATATTTCCCAATCTCCCCTTTCTATTGATATGTATACGGTACATAGCAGATACCAATACACATGGTCAAATATGCTGCTTTTGGTGTGTGTACATATTAAGGAGAAGGtgacactttttatttttgttatagCTCTTGTCGCCCTCTAGTGTCCACATCATCTACAGCACCCACCGTGTTCCTGAGTGTAATGATGGTGTTTCCACTGGATTCTCTCGTTAACTACAAATTAAAATGACGTGTAAAATATCTGTGATTAAGTGGCTATGATGCCACTGGTTATCTTGTTATGTACAGGATCACTCATTTTcctttatatgtgtgtgcgcttAAGGAAGACCAGAGCGGGATTAAATAAAGCCTGAGGAAGCTCTGATTCAGTGTGCAGGTCGTCTGTTCCTAACCCTTAATTAGCACACAGACTGCACTACTCTTTTGTCACTTCACACTAATCGATAAAAGGGTGAAAACGGACATTAAACGTGGAATTTCCACCGCATGATATTTTCTGTCACGTTGGGAAAGTAAGCATCTGGCTGCAGGCTGACACTCAGCGTTTGATCCAACATTCATTGACATCCACAAGGTCAGCGAAGCAGCTGACAGCTTCCCACGCCAGGTCGCCTTGTTCGCACCTGGCTGcccgtgtgcatgtgtgtgtctgcaggtagctgtgtgtctctctgtgtgtacttCATCTGGCTCATTAGCAACAAGAGAGTGTTTCTGTACAATTAATCAACAGAGAATAAATGAACTCTAATtaagtatgcacacacacttaggcTGATATTTCCCATTTCTGTGTAATGGGTGAAAGGGAATTGCTCAGGATTTGGATGCAGACTCTTAATGATGCATGTCCAATGAAGCGccatcacacacaacaaaacagaagataATGGACAATGTGCAGCTCGCTGAATGATTGTGAGGAGTCACACAGAAGTTATTCAGGTCATTTGACTGTTGTATTTGGGTTTCATGGGAGCCAGGGGACTGCAGTGGAAGCACAAGTGTGACAGTGGAGGAGAAGTGGGTAACTTTCTTCAGGTTAATATGTAATTTTGGTGGAGCCAGGCATGAAAGAGGATTGGTTGGAGGGTAATGTATATCCCAGGTGTCACTCTTCAGTCCGTTTATCTGCCTTACTAGTCTGCAGAGGACTTCCACTGCCGAGgatcagaggagcagctgtaCATCTTGAGGTTTGAGGTTGACGTTTGGATTTTCTGTGTATAATCTTAATCGCTTACAATAATTATTTCCTTCCTCAGGCACGAAGACGTCAGAGcccatctttgtctctgtcccCTAGGCTCAGTAACTGGAATCTGTCCCTGCAGAGTGAAAGAGTGCAGGGCCTGGCTGGTTACTGCACCCAGGGGCCAAACTACTCTCCGAAGGCCACGTTATCTTCGCCACAAATACAGCTCACTGCCTGAGATTTACGATCAAATGTGACTGAACGTGTCGTCTGtccaaacagctgcagtaaaagatttttcctgctttggttttgtttcctctgctgacaAACAGTGAGAGTTGTGCTGATCCTCGGCAGCGAAAGCTGCGGTCATGTCCAAAGTATTCAGAGATGAGAGCATGtaggagcagctgcagaggcacAGAATATCGTCAGCTGCAAAACGATTCTGTGTCAAATCAGTTTATAATGTCCATTTAGTGACATCAGGTCAGTCTTAGGGAATTCCGATGATTTTCTTGTGCCTATTTGCAGCCGAACTTATCCCAGCCACACTCGAATAGACACGTAAAGCTTGTTTTCCTGTCGATCTCGACCAATGAACAAAAACGAAAGAATTCATATTAAacttatttttgtcatttgttctCCTTTATCTTCATAGcgcacagagagagaatcaAGATAAACACACCAAAAGCAAACTGCATCAGAACTGTGTTGGGGTGTCACACTTCAGTTGAGAGAAATAATGGCAGCTCCATCTTTGGCTCTCGCTGCCTCACAACACCAGATGTGATCAAGTCTGTCTACTAGCTGTGGCGAGAGTTGAGTGCTCAGTCCTCCTTGTTGTTCAGTGGCACGGTAACTGTGTGGGCGGAGTGCTGAGAACGAAGACCTGCTGGCATTTTGGCCTTTGACCTTTacaacacaccaaaaaaaaataattctgccaaataaaagaaaacttgCTCttggaaacacatttgcatattatGTGGCTCAACTGGTAAACTGTGGGTGTAGTGAGCGTTTTAAAATATTCTTCTAGAGTAAAAttgtttgactttgactttgtgttCCCCGCTAATGTTTAACTCAGGCTAACATGATTTAGACGTATGCATCACGCTATAGAAACCATGTGACGTCCGCCCTCTTGTTAAGTCACGTTTCGAAGATTCCCGAGAGGTCACTGCTATTATGAGACAGCCACTGACCGGGCACACTCACACCACTCGCAGGAGCCCACTATCGGCCTCACATGGCAGATAGTAATTCGGGCCTTTTCCCGCCTTGGAGCTGTTGATTCGGGTGTAAATATTGTCCACAGCTGGGCAGCTTTCCAGActactgcagctgcacaaattGTTTATTTGCAGAAGTTGCCTTTGCTGAGATTCTTGAACCAGCTGTTGCAGTTTAAAGCCTGTGGGGGTAAAGAAAGTGTGCACAAGGAGACTTCACACCGGGCTGCTCAGGTGAGGCGGTGCCTTCTGTTTTACACAAAACAGCCAGGGAAATAAAGATCTTTTTAAAACCTGCCTCCCACTGGctcacatggaaaaaaaaaaacatgaataaaccaCCTTATGCTCTGCAAACGAAAAGGTCTGTTGGTCttgtttcacaataaatgctTTGAATGTCAGCCTGTGAGACATTTATACACGACAAGCAAATAATACGGCAGTGTGGTTTAACTGTCCCTGATTACCGAACATGTCATCTTGGAAGCTGTAAAGCTTAACTGCAAAACGTGCCTGGTGcttagcagtaaaatgttttatgttgctCATTACGCTGCAGCGGATATTTTCACACATGGGTTGGCTGGAAGCTGGCGACCTGGTGATGTCTCTTTAAATAGCATGGGGTGGCTTCCTCTGAGGAATGTGTGCTCTGTATAATGAAGAGcgttttgcatttttgtctcATTGCTGTTAGGTCCAAAATGGGGAGGGGGCACCTGATGCTTCCCCTCTTCAAATTCCGTCAGAGGTCAGTTTGTGAACCGCTGGTGTCAGAGTGAAAGCTAAGCTGCAGAGTGCAACATCGCAGCAGGGAAAACAATCATTCACACGCCCAGTACTCCCAAAACTGCTAGTTTATTCCGGGTTTTCCTTCATGTAGAAATACTTTGtacacatttacagtttttttttttagagagaaaCTAGTTCCAAACAAACCATGAACACTCGAGAGCTCTAGCATATATCGAAGCTTTCTAAGTTACACTTCTACTATCAGAAGGCTTAGCGTTACTATATATCTTTCAGCTAGACCCCACGGAGGGAGAAGTTCAGCTTTTTCAGTATCTATAAAGTGGAAAATGATGCCATAAATACATTAACAACAAGCTTGTCCTTGTGAAATGCTAcaaaatagaatttaaaaaaaaggaaaagcagagatAAGTCAATCCCTTCAAATGTTCGGTCACTGCACATTCAGGTCTGTGCTGAGAATCTACTGTCCTGTTTCTCTAACAATAGAGATCCTGGTCAACGTGCAGTGGAAACGTCCAGCATCGGCGGCTCGTGCCTGTCCAGAAAGCTCTCTGTGCTCCAGCTTTGCCGCCTCTCCGCAGATACCGGCAGGGCTGAGAGACCCGCTGGCTGCGTGGGAGGAGGGGCGGCGGGGTGGTCCTATTCATGCACCCCCGGCCCGAATTAGGCCTTCACAACCTGCCTAAAAAtaacagagagagcgagacagcaAGACAAGGAGAGAGATCGGCTCTGTGCTCACATACGCAGAGCGAGTGTGCAGagtgaagaaaagcagcacaccTCCTGtactgggctgtgtgtgtgagtgtgagtgagtgagtgagtgagtgtgtgtgtgtgtgtgtgtgtgtgtgtgtgtgtgtgtgtgtgtgtgtgtgtgtatttccagtgGGCGGGGGCCGACAAAGGACTCAGTACATTGCATCCTCGTACACGTCCGTCCGCAGGCAGAACAGGATCCCTCCACCCAACATGAAGATGGTGGCTCCCCAGCCGAGCCCGTAGCCCCAGTTGAACTCGTGGTAGGTCTGAAGAGCTGTTCCGTCGATGAACTTGATCGGGTAGAGGACCAGAGCGCAGGCCTGCAGAACCACTggaaccagagagagagagtcaagcACGAGATTTTACTGAAAAAGAAACTCTTGTTGTCGTTGTTTCAACATCACGAAGGCAGAGCTCTGCACTTTTATTGCTGAaacaaattatttaattaaGCCGAGAATGAACCAGCAACTAATTTAATaactgtttcagtcatttttcaagcaaaatatGCCAAACATCCCCTTGTTCCAGCTCTCAGTTATAAAGATTCTGCTCTTCCTCGCTTTATGTGACTGTAAATTAAATAGATTTGTGGTTTGGACTGGTGTGTGATGGGCGTTGCTCGCTTCTTTCTGTTTACAGACCTAAAAATTAATCCAGAGAATATCCTGCAGttgaatcaataatgaaaataatcattacttgCAGCCCATCTTACCACCACCAGTACCACAGTACAATACTTACACTACAAATGTTATTACAAAGTACTACATGTACAGAATGTGTGTTACTCATGCTACTTCTACAACCACCAGAACTACAGCTTCAACTACTACCACCTCCCtcaccactactactactactattactactagTAGTAGCACTACTATAACTGGTGCCACCACATTGTAATACAAGCACCATAAGTTtgctaaataaaaacagtgcagGTTTTACTTAAACATGATGTTTCAGCAATTGCAAGCATTTTGtccatggaaaaaaaagcagcattcaAGTAAAAATCATGTGAAATTAACGGCCTTGTTCATATAAAAAGACAGATCTGACAGGCAGCGGGCCGctgcagaaatgtgacaaactgaCGGTAACCAGGGAATGGTTGTATAAAGTGATTATATACAAAgcatcagtgtttctgctgcttcagatgATCTCATCAAACTGAGCCTCTTTAAAGATTTTCCATGACAGGGACAACAATGAAGATTCAGAGTGTTTTTCGAGGCCTGGAGATAACGTCGAGGCTTATGTCACTTCCATCCTCTTCCACTGTGCCTGGTTGCATTTAACGTGGCTCCTCGGTACCAAACGTTTCTCACTTCACTGCACCtctaaatgaatgcaaacactAACCAGAGCCACGTAATCactactatatatatatataatatactaCTCTGGATTCATGTGACGCTAATTAAAgaaacactgtgttttaaatCATTGTAAAACATATTTAGCCGTGCTGAGTTTTATTGAGTAAATCTTTGTGGCACTTTCCGAGCAAAGACTAGAAAGTGCTTTGCCGTGCAACGGGACATGTTGTAGCATTAAATGGATTTCTATGTTTCGTCTTTGTCTCCATTACAAGACAAAAATACTTCTCAAGAAAAACAGCCTATGCAGACACAGCTTCCTGTGGGTGTCcagcttttttcccctctgacagCGACTGACTTAAACAGCACATTTCAGCACCCCAAAGAGAGGCAGTGCCTTTCTTTTGTGATCCGTGGAACAATTTCCAAACAATCCTCATTATTCTTTTCACCTTGAGCTCACTGACGGAAAACGCTGCGGATCATTTTTCCCTTTAAATCCTCAGGGCCCCGAGCTACGGGCACTAAATGTGTTGGCGTCATTGTGAGCATACGAGCCATCAAAGGCGCACTGTGGCACCAGCTCCTCCGCTTCCTTTCCTGCGCGCTGGGTGACTCTTGAGGAAGGGACTTCGTGCATCTGCGACTCCGCCTTTCCTTCCTACGGGACGGAGCAGCGGGCGTGCAGGGGAGAACCGCGGCAGCCCAAGAATGTGGCGGTGTTTGATGGAGCCCAGGCTGAGCCTCGCAGCCCGCTGAGGTCATATTTCcggacagaaaataaataccAAGCAGCCACAGCACTGCCAAGGGGCATTTAACAGTCCAagccctctgctgctgctgctctgctgaggaCTGTGCGCCTGTAAGGAAAGCTTGTTCTCGCAAGGCTCTTAAAGCAATTACACACAGGAAAGGATAACACAGCATTCCCACGACTTTTCAGTCAAAGGCTGCACACACTGGCTCTTTGTGACTGATGTTTTCGGCACAGAGCAAGacaaaaattaaacatttttctgcacCGTTTGacaacattaaatattattatttatctgcCTGATCCAGCCTTTCAGTCTCGTCTATGAAATGGGGAAATGGGGAAAACAGCCGACCTGGCTCCAGAGGCAACAAGATCTGCCAACGGCACCTCTAAAGCTCCAATAAACATGTTACATCTCGTTTGTTAAACCCCTGCAAAAtccaaagtgtgaaaatgtcaaGTAATGGTTTTAAAGGGAGatatgtgccagactatttcttggccaggagcAGTGACATGggtagctgtttccccctgtttccactctacatgctaagctaagatagcctgctgctggctgtggcttcttatttaatggacagatattGTGTGAGATTGAGGTTAATCTTCTCATTTACAGAACCTCTTACCAAGAAAGCAACTCAGCGTATGGACTCCCCAAAAAGTCTGACTCTTCCTTTTAGTCTATGGGCGTGATGTGACACTTCAGGGGGAGGAGGAACATTATTTGTGTAACAGGATTTCTGTTTCTTACATaatccatttttattttggaaactGACAACACTGGAAAGTGGGCACGAGTGGCAGCAGTTAGTGTTTCATCGCTGTCTTTAAAGTAAAATGAGCACAGGATATTATGTGGAACAATGCAACCTAACTGCTCAACCTTTGGTTTTAATTGTATGTTTTATAGATAGATCCTCCCCCGGCAGCGTCAAAATCTGGATTCACCCAAAGGACCTTCTCGCAAAGCATGCAGGAGGAGTGCAGCCCGAGTATGAGGCAGTGCTTGGTGAGGAGCCTGTGGtgcctttttcccccctcagtgACTTTACTTTGTTGGTAAGTCTGCAAATTCTGCGGCTGctctttcttggccagcgaaCAGGCTGCTCCCCAGACTCCCCACCACAGAAAAAATGAGCTCAACCAGAagcctctttcagctgcttCTTCCCCTCTGCAGCCCTCTATTTAATGTGAGCGcaggaacaaaaaacactgtctATATGGAAATTGTTGTGGTTGCGGCGAACGCATATGCGGCGCCTTTCCAAATGTGCCCGAGCACGATGTGTCGGGACGTTGGATAAACATTCGTACTGGGTGGAAAAGAGCAAATGATTTCAGAACtgttgaaaaagaagaagaagagaagggaaagaCGTACCTGCAGTGAAGAGGAACACCGCCACGGTGCGGTAGTGGCGTCTCTGCGTCCCCCGGCAGAGGGAAATCAGGGCCACCAAAAAGGCCACCAGAGTCGCCACGGCGCcggccaccagcagcaccagggTGGCGATCTGCCAGTCTGCGGGATGAGACGCACGCAGGTTAGAGCGGAGCGTCCCAACAAAAGCTTCGATTCACAGGACAGCAACGCTGAATTGAACCGCTGTgttgacaaacacaaaacaagagcTAATCCCAGAGAGTGAAGAGAGGGAAGCAGAACGGACTCAGGCCTGCACCACAGAGCTGCTTCCcaacagcagccacactgaTTCCAATAAATATCACAAGTAATTATACCAGGTCCATGCTACAGTTGTTGTTCAGGCTTGAAGAAACTCTCGCTGACAGCTGATAACCTGTAGATGAAGATAATCAAACAACAGCTGCATCCTTGGAAATACTGTTAACATTTTCATGGacatttcagtatttcaaaGGCAAAGCAGATCAAAATAAACGTCAACGTGCTGGACTTGAGTTGCAAGTCGTCCTTCCCTGCAATTTATTCTCTCGCACCCACAATATGTTATgacattttatgcatttatctTTCCACCCATTGAAgaattcatgcatttttcagGAATTTCAGCAGTAATTTGTCACGGTTTATTGTATTTCTATAGACTTGGACATGATAGTTAAATTAGTAATTACTTTGTCCATTTTGATGAAACCCATGGTGCTAATCAATCGTTACAGTGGTGTTTTTGCTCTGTATATATGGTGTGTTAAGTGTTCAACACTGTGACGTCTCGTTCGGAGTTTTAGGCTGATGAAGCTGGAGTTCTTGGAGTTGGAGCCTTTTCCATGCCGGTTCAGCCACGGTGGCTTTTTTAACACCACATTCATTCTGTTTATATCAAACAAACGCCAGTCGCTCCCGGTGGAAAAGCAAAAACTCATCACTTCCTCTGCGTCAGAGGATTCTTCCTCGGAAAGACCTACACAACACCAGGCTGTTGAAACTGCGCATTTTAGACTGAGCTTTGCCCTCTGTTCAGCACAGCCTCGATCCAGAGTCAGAAACCAAAAATGGActcacgaaaaaaaaaaaggttcaatTTTTCCATTCCTGCTTGCATTGTGCATCCAGCCTTTGATGTCCCACTTGTCAGTGCGAGAAGAAAGGCTCACCTCAAAAGACTCCactcagaaggagaatttgCATGTGATGAAGCTAACGTGTTTAGCATGTAATCTTCTCTGGGTGTGCCTCACTCGCTCTCTGAGCTCCTGATTCATTTGTCTTCAGGATGGTGAAAAGGACCATTTCCCCAAAGACACATCTGAACTCCATTTGATTTCAGCCTTCCAACATCTTTGGTCCATTATGTGGTTGTAATTTTGGTTTTCACAAAAAAGTTCTCTTCAAAGACTATTAAACAGTGGACTCGCATCAGCGCTCACTGAGGTAGCCTGGCATTTACAGCCACTGCGTCACTCCGAAGATA
Above is a genomic segment from Chelmon rostratus isolate fCheRos1 chromosome 14, fCheRos1.pri, whole genome shotgun sequence containing:
- the LOC121617365 gene encoding transmembrane protein 47-like, translated to MSVNEVYVFRPFKLIALLCVFLALCLDVVALLSPAWVTAEHFSLSLWESCSQSEARHPTEEAEWSCFSTLTSDWQIATLVLLVAGAVATLVAFLVALISLCRGTQRRHYRTVAVFLFTAVVLQACALVLYPIKFIDGTALQTYHEFNWGYGLGWGATIFMLGGGILFCLRTDVYEDAMY